The sequence GGGCGCCTCCTGCTTGTCCAGCCGCGCGTCGCCGTCGAATTCGTCGAAATAGCGCACGCCGCGCACCACGCCGATGCGGCGGCCGACCAGGTCGTCGTAGCCGCGCAGCGGCCGGCGGTCGCCGACGCGCTGGTAGAAATAGGTTGGAGAGGCGGCCGCGTAGGGTGGTTCCAGCAGCACAATCGACGCCACGCGCTCGGGCGTCATCGCCAGCCCCATGGTCACGTCGGCCGAGCCCTCCTGCAGCATGCGCAGGCAGCGCACCAGCGGGCATTCGACGATGTCGAGCCGTACCCGCAGCCGATCGGCCAGCCGCTGCAGGATCTCGACATGGGCGCCGCCGAAGCCGCCTGGCGTCACCTCCATATAGGGCGGCAAGGGGCGCAGCGCGAACACCAGCTTGTCCGGCCGGGCCGCGTCGGCAGCCGCCGCCGCCATGCTGCCGGCGGCCAGCCAGGCCAGCCAGGCCAGCAGGGCGGCGAGCGCGGGGCGCATGGTCAGGCCCGCAGGAATTCGGCCGCCACCGCGATCTGGTCGGGCTGCAGGAAGGTCGGCGCATGGCCGACGCCGTCGAAATCGACCCAGCGGGCGCGCGGGCCGCGCTCGCTCATGGCGCAGGCGGTCTCGGCACCGAGCAGGTCGGACTGCGCGCCGCGGGTCAGCAGCACCGGGCAGGCGATGCGGTCGTAGAAGGGCCACAGGTCGACGTCCTTGCCGTCGACGCCCTGGCGGAAGGGCACCGCGATGCCCGGGTCGTAGTTGAGCCGCCAGCCGCCGGCGCCGTCGGGCTTGAGCATCACCTCGGTCAGGAAGGCCCACTGCGCGTCGTCGTGGGGGCCGAACGGCGCCGAGACCGCGCGGATGTAGGCCTCGGCCGCCGCCCGCGTCGGCAGCGGCGGCGCCTTGCCGACGTATTCGCCGATGCGCGCCAGCGCGGCCGCCGACAGCAGCGGGCCGACGTCGTTGAGCACCAGCCGCTCGACCGGGGTGCCCGGCAGGGCAGCCAGCAGCATGCCGATCAGTCCGCCCATCGAGGTGCCGAGCCAGGCCACCCGCGGCACGTCGAGCCGGGCGATCAGCACCAGCATGTCCTGCACGTAGAGCGGCAGCTGGTAGCCCAGCGGATCGCGCAGCCAGTCGCTCTCGCCGCGGCCGACCACGTCGGGCGCCACCACCCGGAAGTCGCCCGCCAGCGCTTCGGCCAGCCGCTCGAAATCGCGTCCGTTACGGGTCAGGCCGTGGGCGCAGACCAGCACGCGCGGATTGGCCGGGTCGCCCCATTCGCGGTAATGCATGCGGTAGACGCCGCTGTCGCGGCCGACGAGCACGTGGGACTGGCGGGGAGCGGTCATGGCGGACTCCTGAGGAATGCTCCGTTATAGCCGGTCTCGCTGGCCGCAGCGATAGGGGACATCCTGATATGGTTGATTAGCGCAACCAAATGGTTGCAATATACAACCATTGCTTCCCCCGCTCGAACGCCGGTTCGAGCCCCCGCCACCGCTCAAGGAAAACCGCCATGCCCACGCCCGCCCCGGAACAGGTCGAACAGATCCGCCACGCCTCGCGCCGGCTGGTGCGCGAGCTCGGCTTCATGCACGACGAGCTGGCCGAATCGGGCCTGTCGGCCTCGCAGGTCCATGCCCTGATCGAACTCGACGGCGGCGAACCGCTGCCCGCCTCGGTGCTGGCCGAGCGGCTGATGCTCGACAAGTCCTCGATCAGCCGGCTGGTGACGCGGCTGGCCGAACTCGGCCTGATCGCCAGCGGCACCAGCGAGGCCGACGGCCGCCAGCGGCCGCTGAGCCTGACCGAGGCCGGCCACGGCCGGCTGGCGCGCATCCATGCCTTCGCCCGCCGCCGGGTCGAGGGCGCGCTGGCCAAGCTGGCCGAGCCGCAGCGGCAGGAGATCGAGCGCGGCCTGGCCGGCTACGCCGCGGCGCTGGCCGACGCCCGCGAGTCGGCGCCGGCCGCCGCGACCGAGCTGATCGACGGCTACCGGCCCGGCTGCCTGGGCCGGATCGTGGCGCTGCACATGCGCTACTACGCGCGCACCATCGGGCTGGGACGGGTGTTCGAGAGCCGGGTGGCGGCCGGGCTGGCCGAATTCCTGCCGCGGCTGGAGCGGCCGGGCAACCGGCTGTGGACGCTGTGGCAGGGCGGCCACCTGGCCGGCTCGCTGGCGATCGACGCCGAGGATCCGGACGGCGCCCACCTGCGCTGGTTCATCGTCGACGACGCGCTGCGCGGCCAGGGCTGGGGCCGCCGCCTGCTGGCCGAGGCGCTGGCGCACTGCGACCGCATCGGCTGCGCGCAGACCTGGCTCGATACCTTCGCCGGGCTCGACGCCGCCCGCCACCTGTACGAGGCGGCCGGCTTCGAGCTGACCGAAGCGCGGCCCGGCACGCAATGGGGGCTGGCGCTGACCGAACAGCGCTTCGTGCGGCCCAGGCCCGCCGCGGCGGGCCGCTGAGCAGGGCCCCGGCTCAGCCGCCCTGCCCCGCCTCGCCCAGCGCGTAGTCGGCGGTATCGCGCTGCAGGCTGCCGTGCGGCGCCGCGCGCAGGTATTGCGCCGGCCAGCCGGCCGCCACGCCGAGCTCGGCCGCCGCGTGCAGCGGCCAGTACGGATCGCGCAGCAGTTCGCGGCCCAGCAGCACCAAGTCGGCCCGGCCGCCGGCGACGATGGCCTCGGCCTGGCGCGCCTCGGTGATCAGCCCGACCGCGGCGGTGGCGATGCCGGCCTCGGCGCGCACCCGCTCGGCGAAGCCGACCTGGTAGCCCGGCGCCAGCGGGATGGCCGCCTGCGCGGCGCTGCCGCCCGAGGAGACGTCGACCAGGTCGACGCCGAGCGGCCCGAGCCTGCGCGCCAGCGCCACCGTCTCGTCCACGCTCCAGCCGCCGTCGACCCAGTCGGTGGCCGACAGCCGTACCAGCAGCGGCAGATGGGCCGGCCAGACGCCGCGCACCGCCTCCACCGTCTCCAGCAGCAGCCGGATGCGGTGGTCGAAGCTGCCGCCGTAGCCGTCGTTGCGGCGGTTGCTCAGCGGCGACAGGAACTGGTGCAGCAGGTAGCCGTGCGCCGCGTGCAGTTCGACCAGCTCGAAGCCGGCCGCCAGCGCGCGCCGGGCGGCGTCGGCGAAGGCCTGCGGGATGGCGGCCAGCGCGGCGCCGTCGAGCGCGGCCGGCTGCGGGTAGTGATCGGCGAAGGCGATGGCCGACGGCGCCACGACCGGCCAGCCGCCTTCGGCCGGCGGCACTTCGCCGCTGCCCGACCACGGCCGCCGGGTGCTGGCCTTGCGGCCGGCATGGGCCAGCTGGATGCCGGCCACCGCGCCCTGCGAGCGGATAAAGGCGGTGACGCGCGCCAGCGGCGCGACATGGGCGTCGGACCAGATGCCGAGGTCCTGCGGGCTGATGCGGCCTTCGGCCAGCACTGCCGAGGCCTCGAAGATCACCAGGCCGGCGCCGCCGACCGCACGACTGCCGAGGTGGACCAGGTGCCAGTCGTTGGCCAGGCCGTCGTGGGCGGCGTACTGGCACATCGGCGAGACGGCGATGCGGTTGGGCAGGGTGACGTCGCGCAGGGCGAGCGGCTGGAACAGGGCGGACATGGCTGGGATCGAGGGCAGGTGAAGGAGACGGTTGGAGCGTAGCGCGCCCGCCGAGTTGCCGGACGGCCGCGACGCCGGGCGCCCGACTGGCCGGGTCGCCGCGCCGATACAATCCATACCCGGCGGGCTGCGCTGTATCGTGCGGCGGCCGGGGCGATCGGCGATGATGCGGCCTCTTCCCTCGCTCCCCGGAATCCCCATGCGCACCGGCATCCTGTTCGCGTCCGCCGCCTATTTCATCTGGGGCCTGCTCCCGCTCTACCTGCGCGCGCTCAAGCACGTGCCGGCGATGGAGATCCTGCTGCACCGCATGATCTGGTCGCTGGTCTTCCTCGCCGTGATCCTGGCGGTGAAGAAGCACTGGGCCTGGCTCAAGCCGGCGCTGTCCGACCGCCGCGTGATGGGCCGCTTCCTGGCAAGCGCCGCGGTGCTGTCGGTCAACTGGTTCATCTATATCTGGGCGGTCAACGCCGGCCGGGTGGTCGACGCCAGCCTGGGCTACTTCATCAATCCGCTGGTCAACGTGATGTTCGGCTACGTGCTGCTGCACGAGCGGCTGCGGCCGGCGCAATGGGCCGCCATCAGCGTGGCCGCGCTCGGCGTGCTGTGGCTCACCGTGCAGGCCGGCCAGCTGCCGTGGATCGGCCTGTTGCTGGCGGCCAGCTTCGGCACCTACGGCTTCCTGCGCAAGACCGCGCCGCTCGGCGCGCTCGAGGGCCTGTCGATCGAGACCCTGCTGCTGACGCCGTTCGCGCTGGCCTGGCTGGGCTGGCTGACGTCCCAGGGCCAGAGCGCCTTCGTCAACGGCGACGCCCATACCCACTGGCTGCTGATCGCCGCCGGCCCGATCACCGCGATCCCGCTGCTGCTGTTCGCCGCCGGCGCGCGGCGCATCCCGATGACGCTGCTGGGCCTGCTGCAGTACATCGGCCCGACGCTGCAGATGGGCCTCGGCGTGTTCCTGTGGCACGAGCCGTTCAGCCAGGCCAAGCTGATCGGCTTCGCGCTGATCTGGTCGGCGCTGGTGCTGTATACGCTGGAGAATTTCTGGGTGGGGCGGCGGCAGCGGCTGGCGGCTGCTTAGGCGGCGGCCTGGATGGCCATGTCGGATGTCATCCCCGTCGATCGATCGGCGACACGCCTGGTAGGTCGGGCTTTATGCCCGACAGTGCTGCCGATCGAGGTCGCTGTCGGGCATAAAGCCCGACCTGCCAGGATTTCTCCGTAGGAGCGGCTTCAGCCGCGAATCGCCAAGTATCCGCCACCGGCCGGGCGCCCGCCTCGGCCATGCGCGGCTGAAGCCGCTCCTACAACTACCGCTCTATTTCCAAGCCGCTGTCGGGCATAAAGCCCGACCTGCCAGGATTTCTCCGTAGGAGCGGCTTCAGCCGCGAATCGCCGAGTATCCGCCACCGGCCGGGCGCCCGCCTCGGCCATTCGCGGCTGAAGCCGCTCCTACAACTACCGCTCTATTTCCAAGCCGCTGTCGGGCATAAAGCCCGACCTACAAGGATTTCTCCACAGGAACGGCTTCAGCCGCGAATCGCCGGGTATCCGCCACAGGCCGGGTGCCTGCCTCGGCCATGCGCGGCTGAAGCCGCTCCTGCAACTACCGTTCTATTCCTAGGTGGATCGTGCCGATCACTGCTCGCCCGGCCGGTACCACAGCTCGGCCCGGTTCAGCGGCGTGGCGGCCGGCAGCAGCGGGTTGCGCAGCTCGATCACCCGCCGGCCGGCCACGTCGAGTTCCTTCAGCGTGCCGCTGTAGGCCTGGCGGAACAGCGCCTGCAGGCTGCCCTTCTTCACCGCGCGCTCGAGCCCGGTCTGCAGCGCCTGCGCCAGTTCCGGCCGCTGGCGGCTGACGAAGAAATACATCGCGGTCGGATAGCGGATCAGCACCGAGGGCTCGATCGCCAGATCGAGGTCGCGGTGATTCGACCACTCGTCCTTCACCTCGATCAGCGAGCGCGGGAAATAGTCGAAGCGGTCGGCCGCCAGCATTCGGAACAGGCTTTCGTACTGGTCGGTGGTCGCCACCTTGAGGCCGTTGTCGCGCAGGATCGCGGTATCGGGCCAGTCGTGCATCTGGCCGGCCTCGAAGGCCTTGAGATCGGCCAGGCCGTGCACCGCGCCGAACAGGCCGATGCGCGCGCGCCGCACCAGGCCGACGCGCCAGCCGAGCAGGCCGCGGTCGAGCGGGATGCGCACCGGCAGCAGTTCACGCTCGCGCTCGACGCTGGTCATGGTCCAGACCAGGTCGACGATGCCCGAGTTGCGCCGCATCTCGTCGAGCGCGCGGCTCTGCACCATCACCATCTCGCTCGGCCGCGGCTGGTAGTCGGTGCCGCTCTCGCGGATGGCCAGGTCGAGCACCGCCTGCATATAGGCGTAATGCGGGTCGCCGGCCTGGGCCTGGTGGCGCAGGTAGATCAGCGGCCGCGCCGTGGCGGCCAGGCAGCAGGCCAAGAGGCACAGGGCCAAGCAATAGCGCATCGCAGTCTCCTCGGTCGGACTGCTTCACACTATAGCCGCACGCCTATAATCGGCCGACCGAAACCCTTTGGATGCCCCGTACCGTGCATTTCGAACACCTGGTCCAGATCAACGATCCCACCAACCCGCTGCTGGCCCCGATCAGCCGCGACCAGCTGTGGCGCGGCCTGATGCGCCGGGTCGAACAGCCGGGCGAATTCCTGGTCGGCGTCGAGCACGTCGCACTGGCGGTGCGCAGCGCGCAACTGATCGAGCGCGAGATGCTGCTGGGCAAGCTGCGGGTGGTCGACCGCATCAGCCTCGAGCCGGGCCGCAGCATCCACTTCGATACCGCGCCGAGCGAACAGCACCAGGGCGGCAGCTTCACCATGACCATCGAGGAGCCGAACCCGGGCGACCTGTTCGTGCGCTTCTCCTACCGCACCGCGCTGCCCGACGGCGTCGGCACGCCGGACAGCGCGGCCGGCGACGCCTATTTCGCCGACTACGTGAAGGCGGCCTACCGCGACACCGACGTCGACGGCATCCGCTGGATCCGCGAGCTGGTCGAGACCGGCGAGCTGTAAGGCCGCGCGCCGACAGCCGCCCGGTTTGCCTCGTAGGTCGGGTTCTACACCCGACAGCGACCTCGGCCGGCGACGCGGTCGGGTATAGAACCCGACCTACCGGCCGCCACCATTGCCGATTCTTGCTGCCGTAGATCGGACTTCAGTCCGGCAGCGCCCTCGACCACCGGTGCTTTCGGGCATAAAGCCCGACCTACGAGTGCGCAACCGGCCTGCGAATCGGGGCGGCAAACGCGCCCTCGTCAATTCCATCATGCAAAGCGAACGGCCCGCCGAATGGCGGGCCGTTCGCATGCTCGAATCGCAGCGATCACTTCTCGACGAAGGCGCGCTCGATCACGTAGTCGCCCGGCTCGCCGATGCGCGGCGAGACCTTGAAG is a genomic window of Chitinimonas koreensis containing:
- a CDS encoding substrate-binding periplasmic protein; protein product: MRPALAALLAWLAWLAAGSMAAAAADAARPDKLVFALRPLPPYMEVTPGGFGGAHVEILQRLADRLRVRLDIVECPLVRCLRMLQEGSADVTMGLAMTPERVASIVLLEPPYAAASPTYFYQRVGDRRPLRGYDDLVGRRIGVVRGVRYFDEFDGDARLDKQEAPDVETNFRKLAAGRLDVVPVGANVAAAIVGDPRFAGRVRPAEWVRPNPVMRRMALGLGSPWLERRAELDAALAAMVDAGETRAILDRYESAHAAACRKARRC
- a CDS encoding alpha/beta fold hydrolase, with product MTAPRQSHVLVGRDSGVYRMHYREWGDPANPRVLVCAHGLTRNGRDFERLAEALAGDFRVVAPDVVGRGESDWLRDPLGYQLPLYVQDMLVLIARLDVPRVAWLGTSMGGLIGMLLAALPGTPVERLVLNDVGPLLSAAALARIGEYVGKAPPLPTRAAAEAYIRAVSAPFGPHDDAQWAFLTEVMLKPDGAGGWRLNYDPGIAVPFRQGVDGKDVDLWPFYDRIACPVLLTRGAQSDLLGAETACAMSERGPRARWVDFDGVGHAPTFLQPDQIAVAAEFLRA
- a CDS encoding bifunctional helix-turn-helix transcriptional regulator/GNAT family N-acetyltransferase; translation: MPTPAPEQVEQIRHASRRLVRELGFMHDELAESGLSASQVHALIELDGGEPLPASVLAERLMLDKSSISRLVTRLAELGLIASGTSEADGRQRPLSLTEAGHGRLARIHAFARRRVEGALAKLAEPQRQEIERGLAGYAAALADARESAPAAATELIDGYRPGCLGRIVALHMRYYARTIGLGRVFESRVAAGLAEFLPRLERPGNRLWTLWQGGHLAGSLAIDAEDPDGAHLRWFIVDDALRGQGWGRRLLAEALAHCDRIGCAQTWLDTFAGLDAARHLYEAAGFELTEARPGTQWGLALTEQRFVRPRPAAAGR
- a CDS encoding NADH:flavin oxidoreductase/NADH oxidase produces the protein MSALFQPLALRDVTLPNRIAVSPMCQYAAHDGLANDWHLVHLGSRAVGGAGLVIFEASAVLAEGRISPQDLGIWSDAHVAPLARVTAFIRSQGAVAGIQLAHAGRKASTRRPWSGSGEVPPAEGGWPVVAPSAIAFADHYPQPAALDGAALAAIPQAFADAARRALAAGFELVELHAAHGYLLHQFLSPLSNRRNDGYGGSFDHRIRLLLETVEAVRGVWPAHLPLLVRLSATDWVDGGWSVDETVALARRLGPLGVDLVDVSSGGSAAQAAIPLAPGYQVGFAERVRAEAGIATAAVGLITEARQAEAIVAGGRADLVLLGRELLRDPYWPLHAAAELGVAAGWPAQYLRAAPHGSLQRDTADYALGEAGQGG
- the rarD gene encoding EamA family transporter RarD, which translates into the protein MRTGILFASAAYFIWGLLPLYLRALKHVPAMEILLHRMIWSLVFLAVILAVKKHWAWLKPALSDRRVMGRFLASAAVLSVNWFIYIWAVNAGRVVDASLGYFINPLVNVMFGYVLLHERLRPAQWAAISVAALGVLWLTVQAGQLPWIGLLLAASFGTYGFLRKTAPLGALEGLSIETLLLTPFALAWLGWLTSQGQSAFVNGDAHTHWLLIAAGPITAIPLLLFAAGARRIPMTLLGLLQYIGPTLQMGLGVFLWHEPFSQAKLIGFALIWSALVLYTLENFWVGRRQRLAAA
- a CDS encoding SRPBCC family protein, translating into MPRTVHFEHLVQINDPTNPLLAPISRDQLWRGLMRRVEQPGEFLVGVEHVALAVRSAQLIEREMLLGKLRVVDRISLEPGRSIHFDTAPSEQHQGGSFTMTIEEPNPGDLFVRFSYRTALPDGVGTPDSAAGDAYFADYVKAAYRDTDVDGIRWIRELVETGEL